A window of the Euzebya pacifica genome harbors these coding sequences:
- the rimP gene encoding ribosome maturation factor RimP, translating into MAATLIDTIDELARPLADEAELDLVDVEVKGGGGRTRIRVIVDRKGGVDVGTCQKLSKRLARLLDDHDPIKDRYTLEVTSPGTDWPLRTQRDFDRVEGRLVKVVHGDEDQSDEVVGEIASTTPEAVVVRDKAGDTHEISYDRIMKATQQLPW; encoded by the coding sequence ATGGCCGCGACGCTGATCGACACCATCGACGAGCTCGCACGGCCGCTCGCCGACGAGGCAGAGCTGGACCTGGTCGACGTCGAGGTGAAGGGCGGCGGCGGCCGCACGCGCATCCGCGTCATCGTGGACCGCAAGGGCGGCGTGGACGTCGGTACCTGCCAGAAGCTGTCGAAGCGACTCGCCCGGCTGCTGGACGACCACGACCCGATCAAGGACCGCTACACCCTCGAGGTCACCTCCCCCGGCACCGACTGGCCGCTGCGCACGCAGCGCGACTTCGACCGTGTCGAGGGACGTCTGGTCAAGGTCGTGCACGGGGACGAGGACCAGTCGGACGAGGTGGTCGGCGAGATCGCCTCCACCACGCCCGAGGCCGTCGTCGTTCGCGACAAGGCCGGCGACACCCACGAGATCAGCTACGACCGCATCATGAAGGCCACACAGCAGCTCCCTTGGTGA